A portion of the Colias croceus chromosome 25, ilColCroc2.1 genome contains these proteins:
- the LOC123703026 gene encoding uncharacterized protein LOC123703026: MVCASLADLAFYEDLKTKYASEAFEPVTTSMKDSVSKNINCDEFSDYALNCTVEAAMMYNSSRMTPPAPTKIGDWCRAIKHLISCAIDWNVDCKDVTESHFNEDSIKGHIHVANNICDDEWLLLRYEELSECIDSTQDPWEACYKAFKKSVEEQKNTTHEWTHYDVHFNLCCTRARFRRCTLEALFDLPTSCTHNQAVTLQKFSVIVSEGGVYQDCDRNMMYPNCPGGDPRPTSKMLRRLVSSDVSNSSWDRALSVTTICILFIIAIVK, from the exons atggtaTGCGCTTCCCTAGCAG atCTAGCGTTTTATGAAgatttgaaaacaaaatatgcgAGCGAAGCGTTTGAACCAGTCACAACATCAATGAAAGATTCTGTAtcgaaaaacataaattgCGACGAATTTTCCGATTATGCCCTCAATTGTACTGTGGAAGCAGCCATGATGTATAACTCTAGTAGAATGACACCTCCAGCACCAACTAAGATTGGTGATTGGTGTag AGCAATAAAACATCTGATTAGCTGTGCTATAGATTGGAACGTTGATTGCAAAGACGTCACCGAGAGCCACTTCAATGAGGATAGTATTAAGGGTCATATACACGTCGCCAATAATATATGCGACGATGAGTGGTTGTTGTTAC GCTACGAGGAGCTATCGGAGTGTATTGATAGTACACAGGACCCGTGGGAAGCTTGCTACAAGGCGTTCAAGAAGTCTGTTGAGGAACAAAAGAATACTACGCACGAGTGGACGCATTATGatgttcattttaatttgtgttG caCCAGGGCCAGATTCAGACGGTGTACACTAGAGGCGTTGTTTGACCTACCAACGAGTTGCACTCATAACCAGGCGGTGACGTTGCAGAAATTCTCCGTCATTGTCTCTGAAGGTGGAGTGTATCAG GATTGTGACCGCAACATGATGTACCCAAATTGTCCAGGGGGTGATCCACGACCCACGAGCAAGATGCTGCGTCGTTTAGTGAGCAGTGACGTCAGCAATTCGTCATGGGACAGGGCACTGAGTGTGACAACGATttgtatactttttattattgctattgtaaaataa